AGCCCACCCCCAAAATTGGGGCCAAAGCCAGATGACAACtgcaaattattttatttcaaatTGTTCTTACTTCATTTCTTACATGCAAACCTGTGTATCTACATTGTCTTCCTTTGTACACAGACTGGGCAAGTTGCCACTTGTGGGTTCCCCGTTAATGTTACCTTTTCACATTAAATTGCACAGGGAACACAAAGGATCTGACCATGAAAGATGCTAATGTGTTTATATTTTCCTATGCTTGTTTGACTTACACGAGTGGGTGCAGTTCCTTGCTGTGTCATAATTTAGCAGTCTTGACTAGTTCTTTGAGAGAGGCTTTCTTTCTGATCCCCTTTATCCCTACTCTAGTGGATTGGGAATGTAACTTTCTGTCCAGTTTGCTGAGCTGTGAAACAATTAACTGTGGacagaggggaaaagggaaattgATAGAAATAGGTTTGTtggtaatattgtcgaaggctttcacggtcagagttcattggttcttgtgggttatccgggctgtgtaaccgtggtcttggtattttctttcctgacgtttcaccagcagctgtggcaggcatcttcagagacactgtccttcagtgttactcctctgaagatgcctgccacagctgctggcaaaacgtcaggaaagaaaataccaagaccacggttacacagcccggataacccacaagaaccaggtTTGTTGGTGCTTGGCAGCTGTGCAAGTGTCTTCTGTTGCTCATGAATCAAAGCAATAGAGGACACTTGTGTAGTTGCCTAGTAACCACACATGTAATCCTgtctctttccctttttttttcacATCCATAGTTAACTGCTTCTCAACCCACCTGTCATGGTTGACTTTAAAGTTATGCCGTCACTGATCAAGTTGAAATGATGGCAGTTGCAGGAGTACCTTTACTGATGCCCGCAGGCAGCCTTCCACAGGCAGGATTCCATCTGCAGTCTGCCAGTGACTGGCACTGCATGCTAGCTGGGATTTCCTGCCATAATGTTCTATTTCTGCAGGGAGTTGTACATCTCTTCAAAATGAACGCAATTTCACACCTTCATTCTTGAGCTGCTGCAGTCATTAGCTTCTATTGGGGACAGATCTCTTGGATCTACATTCCAAAtaatggtctcccttccaaaaaaTGGCCTTTCTTCATATCCCAGAGTAGATGAATTCATGACAGGACTAGCAGCAAATACTCTCTTGTTCAAAAGACCACCTCTTGTGGCTGACTTCACAGTTAGAGAAGCTCTTTTCTATGAATTATTTTAGCCTGAGCTGCTTCTAGAAATGTGGTAAGATTTTTAACTTGGGCAGGTTTTTTTGTATCTATACTTGTACAATTACGAAGTGGTTCCAGTTTGGTTATTctatattttgtaaaaaaaaaaaaaaaaagtgattgtGGTTAGTCTGTAAAACAGAAGGATGAAATGGGCTAAACTGATAGCAAATGGAATGGAAACAGCATCTTTCTTGACATGTCAGTTAAATCCTCTTTTGCTTGTGTATTGCTTGTATATTGGAGGATCAGAAATGGAGGAGTGGTGGGTACAACAGAAATTGCCTCCATTTTCAGTTGTGAGCATGCACTGTGCACTGTCTAGTTTGTTCATGGCTTTGTCAGTCATGGATTAAGTGTCCATGACAATACctgacagaattttttttcattccTTCTTTGCTTAGATGTCCACCACTGGTCCTTCACTGCTGCTCTAAAATGGCACTCTCTTCTCTCTTGCTTTCTCCACAGGGTTCTGGCTAGTGTGGACAATCATCATTATACTGAGTTGCTGTTGTGTCTGCCATCACCGACGCGCCAAACATAGACTCCAAGCACAACAGAGGCAGCATGAAATTAACCTGATTGCCTATCGCGAAGCTCATAACTACTCCACTCTACCATTTTATTTCCGTATGTACTGCATGCAAGGACCAGGCTGGCTTTCAAAGAGTAAAGCTCATTACCACTTTGGGTAGAACCACTACTGGGGCTCCCCAGCAAAGGTAGTAGGAATGAATGCAGGCAGGTCTGGTGATGGCTGGTGAGGACAAAGTGATAATCTTTGACACCTTGAGCAACTCAGGCCTGTTTTTTGTATCAGCTTGACTGTACTAGCTGAAGAGCCATCATAACTAACCCTGTTCTGTTGCTTGTGTGGGCCGGATATAAATCTTATGGATAAATATCCTGGCTGCACAGAAAGATGCTTGAAATAATTTTACATCAGGTATCATACAGCCGTACTTGGTTCTGATTCTTTtccagttttagcagatgacTTAGAAGGAGGAAGTGTGGTTTATGAGAAGTTTGGTCACATGCTATCCTAGGCAGCACTGACAAATCTGAGAGGTTTTTTTTACTTCCCACACTTTTTCCTCTGCAGCTGACACAACATAATCACAACATAAGTGTAGATGGAAGTTGTATTAACAAAGAGTTGCAGTGGATCAGCTGTAAAGTTCTATATATGAATATATGAAACCACCTTCGGACAAGCAAAAACCATTGGTCCATTAGTTTGGTATTGTctaatctgactggcagtggttctccaaggcACAGAAAAAAATCTAACACCTGCTCTCTGAGATCTTTTAACCGGAGTTGTGAGGGGTTCAACCAGGGACCTTTAGCATGCAAAGTATGTATACTCTGTATATATTTGTTTGGGGTATTTATATCCAGAAGTGTTCAAGACAATTTACAGCAATCCAAATCTGAACAATTAAGTGAAGACAAATAACCAGTAATAAAACTAACCAGGACTGCACTAGGACCAAACCACAGAGCATCTGAGATCCATCATCCACAATGATGGCTGCTCTGACTTCGTTTTTGCTTGTTTTATATTGagacttgttaaaaaaaattcagatagcATACATAATGCAACCACCCAAAATAGACAAGTTGGGTAGTAGACTACAAAAATATGTAGTCAGATAATGGCAAGGGAGAAGAAAAGGCTGAGAGTATTGTGTGGGAAGGATGGGGAAGTAGGGTACAGGAGAAAGATGAAGGGGATGTGTGAATGTTAAATTAGTCCTTTGAAAACTTCATGAGGGGAGCCCAGTAGGTTCCAACCTAAATCTCCAGGCTTAAACTGGATGATAGGACATTGGGAAGCTGGTTCCAGTTCTTCCCACATTCTCCATATGATCTTTTGCATGTTCATGAGATGAGACAATTGGATGAACATCCAGTGAACCCTCCAGTGTCTGTGTGATCTAGGAGTTTTTAGGGATTCCAAAAGGAAGACACAAACATGCTTCAGATGACCTATGAGGCATCTGAACTACATATTGCGTGCTTGTTTTATGCTGTTCTTTGCTGCATTTGTCTCAATTTCCCTATAAAATGTGAGCAATGGCTTTCCTAAACCCACAACAATCAGGAGAAAATAAGGCCGCACCAGTAGGCAGGAAGGACAAGAAGAACAAGGTGCAAGGTGGAGAGTTTATTTATCCCTTCTAGACCCCTACACGTTTCGTATACAGCTTCAACACAGAATCTTCTATAGAGATTTCTCAGCTCCCACCTTGAACAATTCTTGCCCTTCCTTTCCTAAACCCAGTCAGGATTATGGGTTTTTGTGGTGGTGTTCTTTTACTAGAGTAATTTCAAAGCAAGTTGACCACAAAAGGCCAAAGTGTTGTGTTTAAACATCCTAATAGTGCTTAAGTTTTTAATCTAGCAAAGTAGCCTGGAAGTAACTtgtcctccctgcctccccattCAGGATTCTTGCCAAATTATTTACTACCTCCCTATGAGGAAGTGGTGAACCGACCTCCGACCCCTCCCCCACCATATAGTGCCTTACATCAGCAATGCATCCCGCCTGGCAGTGCAGCACCAGACATGAGAAACCTCCAGCCAGCCCCGACAGGCTCtctggctgcagcaggaagcaaTAATGGAAGCCCGGACAGCCCGGCGTCCTCCAGCATTAGGGGTCTGGAATCCTCTACTCCGCTAGTTGAGCCATCGCCCACCAAAGAGACAAGTGGTGAGCCAAGCGGCGCAGGATTAGGAGAGATGGCCGACCGCATGTCCTGTTCTGATAAGGAGCCGGAGTGCAAGGAGGAACTGCTTAAGGATTACAACTCTGAAAGCTTAGACCAGAACAGCGCCTTCCCTGATGCAAAGGACAAGACACCTGGCAGGCACCGACGGTTCACGGGTGACTCAGGCATTGAAATCTGCATCTGTAACCAGGACCTCCATGATGGTGATCTCAAGGAGTTGGATGGGTTCCTTGACGATGGGCCCATGGACTTCTGCGATAGCTGCAGTGGCCCCCCTCTGCATGGAGATGAGGAAGATGGGCTTTTCAGTACCTCTGATGAGCAGCACCGAGACCATGGCCACCACCACCTTCCACggcagcctgtgtgtgtgcttCTGAACACCATAAACGAGCAGGACTCCCCAAACTCTCATGCCAACACGTCCCCCAGCTAAACCAACAGAATCAGAAGGGAGGATATACAAAAGGATAAACATGTACTTCAACCAAAAACAAGGCGGTTCTTAAGACGTTAACTGTGGGAATAACCCTGAGTGGATGGAAGGAGGGCAGAAGTTTCTGGGCCTTCTTTTTTAAATTGCCTCCCCTCTCTTCCATCTTACTCTAGGGACTTATAAGTGAGaactttttttaataaaaagaaaaagggaaaaaagaaacttTTCCTATTGTTGATTTTGGTGACGGTTTATTTggttggctgattttttttttaagtttccaaGACTTTTATCTTGTAATCAGAAAGACTTAGTTGGAACTTGTAAGAACAAGGAATGCTAGTGTATTCCCCATCCCTTTCCCGGTGTCTTCCCAGAAGCTGGTGGCATTTGATGGTCCTGGCAAGTCCGTTCAGTTAGTGCTGGCGGAGGGTGACTACAAATCCCCTGCTGTGTTTTGTATTTAAATCAATCCCTTGCTGTGACCTCTTGTGTGTTGTTGGTTACAGCAGCCTATATGACACTTTTACCCTCTCAAAGCTGGCAACTATAAAGGGCCAGTTTTTTCCCAGGAAAAGTGTTTGCCTGAAACCATAAAGCTTGTACAAAattggagtgtggggaggggagggctgcagGCATTGTCTTGTATTTAAAGGCAAATGTATTCTTCAACTCTAAAGAGCCCAGCCATGAAGAGAGACTCCTGGCAGAAGAGCTGCCTTCCTGGTGCCGTGGTCTCCATGTGACATTCACCAGGGGCACAGCAATGCCAAAGGGCAGGTAGGGCTTTTTGGCTTCAGGCCAGCATGCTAGTTTGAAatgacaaaattaaaacaaacgcACACAGAGAGAACAGGGCTGTCTTTTTGGCCAGCGTGCCTTTAGGTTTCAGCGATGCTTGTTGAACAAATGGAGACCAGAACTCCGTCCATTGCTAAAGGATGTCTTACAGGCATCGTGGAAGACTTGCGCAGTATTTTCTcttactttttttttagtttaaaaatcTAGCGAGATTCTCACAGTGACCACTGAAAAGAATTGAGTGTCTGTGTTTCTCTCTCAGTAGTGGCAACTGGCTACTGTATAATgtctatgagtgtgtgtgtgtgattgcagTACATGCATGTGTGTTTCTTACTGGTGATATGAAAATTGCTGCTGTAagactgcaaaaacaaaacaaatgatgaaaaaaagaaagaacggtAGCTTTGCTTTAAAGAAACAGTGAAGCTTTTGTTAGTAACAACCCcaagggggaagagaaaaaaaccAAACAGCTGAAACTAACATTCCCCAGATTGTTCCTGTGGAAGAGAACCGGCCTTAGTTTCTATATTGAGtgtatttccttccccccctttttcctctttctttaaGTACAGTTGTCTGGGTCATTTAATGTCATAAAATGGACTTTCAGTTTCAATTGCTTGAAACCAAAATCAGTTTGAAATCTGGTGTAAGCCCAAATATAATGCCTTTTTCTGATAATTCATGTCCTTGTGTCTCATTTTCTTTGTGGGGGAGAGAGTGGTTACATATCATGGTGAAAGAAGATAATTTTTCTGCACTTCAAGGTGAATTTTAAGCAGGGAATGAACTGCATAATTAACACAGGATAGTGAGATGAACACCACGTTCATGTTTAAAATATATGCTAGCAAGGGTTGATATGAAGGCCTGTTAGAGAAGCCATTTCTCTCCTTAAGTCCTCTCCGTTAATTATGGCACTGAATTATTCTTTGCATATGATCTACAGGCAGGGCCCTGCCCTACCACTAAGCAGCTTGCTTCAGGCAGCATATTTTGGGATTCCATTAAAGGGCACCTGTTATTACCCTGATCAACAACTTTCTCTTATTTTATATCACTTTACCAATAACAATTCCTTCAGGCTGGAGAGTCGTGACCCACCCCATCACCCATACCCTCCTGTTATGTTATTATACCAGATCCACTGTTAACTTTTGGTGTGTGAAGTAAAGTGGatttcgtcgaaggctttcacggtcagagttcattggttcttgtaggttatccgggctgtgtaaccgtggtcttggaattttctttcctgacgtttcgccagcaactgtggcaggcatcttcagagtagtaacactgaaggacagtgtctctcagtgtcaagggtgtagaatattttgaatatttggaatattttgaaaagacagcattagaatcagcaccttacaaacctacagtctggttcaggttcgtagatgatacatttaccatttggagccatggtgaagaaaaattaatggactttctaaaccatcttaataatatccatccaaacattcagtttaccatggaaaaggaaattgagggtaaactcccatttcttgatacccttgtcatccgtaaatcaaaccttcagttaggtcacaaggtctaccggaaaccaactcacacagatcgctacttacacaaaaactccaaccaccacccccgacagaaaagaggaataatcaaaacattaatggaccgtgcaagacggatctgtgaaccacagtttctcaaggaagaaactaaccatctaaatcacgcactgctagcaaacggctactccaagaatgaaatcagaagggccattgaaccaaacaaaaatcagaaaactcaagaaaaacagtctcccataggaaaggtattcttgccatttattaaaggagtcactgataggatggagaaacttttgaaaaaacataacctacaaacagtgtttaaacccaccaagaaaatacaacaaatgctacgatcagcaaaagacaaaagagaccccctcacctctgcaggagtatatcgtataccttgcagctgtggagaagtttacatcgggaccacaaaacgcagcatacaaacaaggataaaagaacatgaaagatactgcagacttggccaacctgagaaatcagcagtggctgaacatggactgacacaaacaggacacagggtcttattccaagacactgaaagactggacagttctaccaactattttgtcagattgcacagagaagccattgaaattcacaaacatcagcacaactttaacagaaaagaggagagtttaagaatgaataaggcttggcttcctgccctgaaaaacctccagacaaagacaacattcaacaatagccatacagattagttttggattacacacattaacagatcacttcaggatacaatggttccatattaacataccatatcctcattagcacattatcttgatacttacaggacaatacttttgcaggacaatactcagctcaaacccaacccctttctgactatatattactctttctacacccttgacactgagagacactgtccttcagtgttactactctgaagatgcctgccacagttgctggcgaaacgtcaggaaagaaaattccaagaccacggttacacagcccggataacctacaagaaccaaagtggaTTTCTTTTATTAGTGTGTCTTACTTTATATGCACACAGGTTTCCTTAATCCTGTACCAGACAGCACATCAGCTACAAATCAATACCTCTTTTTTTTCTTGGTCCTATAAAGTGTGAAGTGAGCTATATAGGTTGAGGATAGCATGGGAGACACATATATAACAAAACACAAAAGTTTATTTAGTTTGCAAGTGTAACCTGTAATGCCTTTCTACTGTATGATAACTGGCACAGTTACTAGAGCTGGGAGGTATGGTTTACTTAAAGGCAATAACTAGATAGCATTTACAATTAACTGTTTTTATCAAGAAACagtacccaaaccctgcctgtcTGAAATCATACAGTACAGTCCGTAGTGGACTCACTGCCTAGTACAGGATACCTCCTTTCTCCCTCCAAAACCCCATTCTCCTGTTTGTCTACTGGTTGATGACAAACTcccctcagggttttttttccacttCAGCATTACATTACGCCTGTTTAAATCTAATTGGTCTGTTCAGAATGGGGGATAAAAGAGGACAGAATCTTCTCTTGTGTACCACATCAGCAAATTGTCAattgaaatgcttttttttttttaaccgacATGTTAGtcctatccttcctccaagaaactcataACAATACATGGTTTCTTCCGccccctgtgagctaggttaggcaCCTGAACCAAGGTTCCCTACTGAAcatcatggctgagtggagatttgaatctgggattCACTTGTCTGAGTCCTGCACCCTCACTACTATACTACAGCATTTAAAGAACAGGGGGTGATATCCATTTTGTCAGAGCTGCTTGAGTAAAAACAGACTTGCATTCAATTCCAGTATTCATAGTTGCAAATGGGTAGATCATTGCTGCTAATAAGTTCAGCAgaatccctcccctttctgcagaGAAATGGAACTGAAAGGAAGAAGCATCCACTCAGGTATGGGTAAGGAGATGTCACTGTTAGTTTTAATGCTTCCTGAGAGAAAAGGGAGTGGGTAAAACCAGCATTGTCAGCTCAGAGGACCACAACTATTGCCTCTCTCACATAGCACAAAATCAGCTTAACATTGGATGGGGCTGAGCTCAGCTGCAGCTGTGTGGGAACATGAAAGAGCTTCATGGATGCCGTCCAGCTGTCCTCTCCCTGTGTGCTGAATGAACACATGTACCAGTCTTGTTTTAATCTAGCCCTCCACTGGGTTTGAGCACTTCTGAGGTTGCATTTTCCTGTTTGCTActacacccccccccacaaaatgcAAACAGAGTTTGAAGTAAATGTTGCTTTACAAGCTCTatacaaagagccagcatggtctagtggttaagtgaggtggtttggaacagtggactctgatctggagaaccgggctcgattccccactccacataagcagcggatgctaatctggtgatcgggttggtttccccactcctacacacgaagccagctgggttaccttgggctagtcacagctctctcagcctcacctacctcacagggtgtctgttgtaggaggggaaggtgattgtaagctagtttgattctgccttaagtggtagaaagttggcatacaaaaaccaactcttctcctcctcctcctcctcctttcaaacCAGTCTAGTGCTGATCAGGGCTCGTGTTCATAAGGGATCCTCAGAGAACATAGCACAATCGTGTCATCATTCCCATGGGATGTTCACACATAGACATTGTGCCAGGCTATTGTGGGGGATGTGAGGCCTCCTGTTCCCATCTCTGTCCACTCAGTAAAGGAACAAACGCTCTGAGCCATATCACATGACCATATGGAACAGGATGGCAGGACAACTACAGGAGGCACCATAGATCTTCAATTGCCCATAACAGCTTTGCCCATGAGTACATGCTGCAGGAGCACGTGAACAAAAAGGacttgatattgtcgaaggctttcacggtcagagttcattggttcttgtaggttatccgggctgtgtaaccgtggtcttggaaagaaaattccaagaccacggttacacagcccggataacctacaagaaccaaaaaaggaCTTGATTATGTTCTGTTAGGATTATCTCTGTGTACAGGCTCAGATCCCTGGTGGACTGAACACAACCTTGAAAATAAAGTGCAGTCACGTTTGTGCACATAAGTCCCCATAGGATTTGGGATTGGCCAGTGCTTCTTGATCTACAATATAGCATGTGTCAAACCCATCTTCTCgcggtggggttgggggagacaACTACATGCTGTCTTCATGGCTTCTgtacagtcccacatgggtacagcgcttgcgcaggccagccagaGAGACGCCTAGTCAGCTTTCTAGAAGAGTTCAGCTCCTCTGGagcactccctccccctccatacGTGACGAAGCCTAACGGCCTTTCCCACCCAAAAGTCACGTGAACGGGGAGGAGCAGGGAGCACTCTTCCATCAGTTCTCTTTTTGCCACCGCGAGGAGAGGACGTGCTTTTCAGCTTTAGATAGTGTTTGAGGAGTCTTGTTTAGTCttgctccaaatattttttgctcTTCGACGCTGCTCCTTCAATtctttggtttttttctttttgaatggcTTTATTCAAAAAATGCCGCAGTTGTGGGGCTAAAATGGCCTATAGCGACAAACATCAAGACTACCTTCTGTGCTTGGGGGAAGGGCACATTATGGCCTCTTGTTGTTTTTGTTCCCATTTTGTCCTCAAGGCTTGAAGAGAAAGGGACGAACTTTCCCCCAAGttcaaaccccaccaccaccagaaggGATCCACggatggaaagagaaaagaaacaacaTGTGTTGTAAAATACTCTAAAACTGGTGCTCTACCACTCTTCCTTGGGGTGAACTTTGGCATAATTCAGCCAAAAGGTTATAGAATTTTTCAGTATTTGGCGTGCTTATGTTGGGGAATCGGCCTTGGGAAAGCAAGTTGAGAGGTCTGATTCAGATTGCGGATAGACTTGCCTTCAAGTGTCAGGCTGGTATTAGACTACCAGTAGATATTATTCCTGCGGTGCCAAGCCtagcaacttggggggggggtaagatatTTGTTGTTAATAAAACAATGGTGCCTGGAGTTTTAAGTTGCATCCTGAGCACATCTTACAGCTGGACCCAAACGTTGAGAGACTGCTCAGTGTACTTAGGAGTCTGGGAGGTCTGCACAGGCTTATGTTCCTATATCTGCAGTGATTCTGGTTCTGATTTCATGGAGAAGGGGGGGACGTATGTTCCAAAGCCCACTTAATATGTGCTCACAGGTTGCTGTGTATAGTGTGCTGAGCAATGATACAGATCTGtcagagaaaagagaaaaaattgACATTTCTGGCAACATCAAACTTTTCTTCATGACCTCTTTCACATTGTTTCCCTTACTCAAACATTTCTATGATTATTtgttttgtcaaaggctttcacggtcagagttcattggttcttgtaggttatccaggctgtgtaaccgtggtcttggtattttctttcctgacatttcgcccgcagctgtggcaggcatcttcagaggagtaacactgaaggacagtgtctctcagtatcagttgtgtaggaagagtaatatataatcagaagggggttgggtttgagctgagtcattgtcctgcaaagtattaaaggtaatgtgcaaatcattgtcctgttaagtatcaagataatgtgctaatgaggatgtggtatgtcaatgtggaaccattgtatcctgaagtgatctgttaacgtggaattcaaggctaatctacatggctattgtggactgtagtcttcgttAGTCTGGAGGATTTCAGAgatttaaactctcttcttttctgttaaagttgtgctgatgtttatgaatttcaatggcttctctgtgcaatctgacgaaataagctggtttgattctttcttaggtggcaaagaaagtcggcatataaaaactaactcttatgCAGGCCACCTACTAGAGTTGCAGAGGGTTCTTCCCCAGTCTGACAGGTGTGGGTAgggggagaatggagccttgaaaTAAAATTTTTTAgcaattttaaaggtttttttttgggtagCCACAGATAATACAAATGACTGTCTCAGTGGAAAGGTCAAGGGACATGAGGGCAGGCCTGTCTCACCTGAAAGGTATCAGTTTTCTTGCTTAACCCTGTTGAACATATGTCTGATGTACATTTCCAGAAGTAAGAATAACAACTTCATCAAAGGCAAATTGTTAGTTATACGTTCTGGAATATAAGAGAAAGCATTTCTTTctgggtttgtttttaattgaagaACAGCTGTGTTCTGAGGGTACATACTTTTCCAGTTCATCTGGCCGCACGCCCAGTTTAGAGGGCCCACAGGTATTTGGTATTATTCTCCACCCTGTATAGCCTTTGCTTTGTGTCTGCTGCAAGAAAATAACCACCTCCCTCCACCATTGCTTAATATGTTCCCTGGGACTGTTGTGTAACTTGGTGTAATTACCCAGGAAACATGATGCATACTAGGCTCAGCA
This window of the Euleptes europaea isolate rEulEur1 chromosome 5, rEulEur1.hap1, whole genome shotgun sequence genome carries:
- the WBP1L gene encoding WW domain binding protein 1-like isoform X1, translated to MERRLFGAMAVLLFQALPEGLPASVEISQGKETCLGINNQSYICETGHCCGQSQCCNYYYELWWFWLVWTIIIILSCCCVCHHRRAKHRLQAQQRQHEINLIAYREAHNYSTLPFYFRFLPNYLLPPYEEVVNRPPTPPPPYSALHQQCIPPGSAAPDMRNLQPAPTGSLAAAGSNNGSPDSPASSSIRGLESSTPLVEPSPTKETSGEPSGAGLGEMADRMSCSDKEPECKEELLKDYNSESLDQNSAFPDAKDKTPGRHRRFTGDSGIEICICNQDLHDGDLKELDGFLDDGPMDFCDSCSGPPLHGDEEDGLFSTSDEQHRDHGHHHLPRQPVCVLLNTINEQDSPNSHANTSPS
- the WBP1L gene encoding WW domain binding protein 1-like isoform X2, producing MPFLLGLRQGKETCLGINNQSYICETGHCCGQSQCCNYYYELWWFWLVWTIIIILSCCCVCHHRRAKHRLQAQQRQHEINLIAYREAHNYSTLPFYFRFLPNYLLPPYEEVVNRPPTPPPPYSALHQQCIPPGSAAPDMRNLQPAPTGSLAAAGSNNGSPDSPASSSIRGLESSTPLVEPSPTKETSGEPSGAGLGEMADRMSCSDKEPECKEELLKDYNSESLDQNSAFPDAKDKTPGRHRRFTGDSGIEICICNQDLHDGDLKELDGFLDDGPMDFCDSCSGPPLHGDEEDGLFSTSDEQHRDHGHHHLPRQPVCVLLNTINEQDSPNSHANTSPS